From Sus scrofa isolate TJ Tabasco breed Duroc chromosome 18, Sscrofa11.1, whole genome shotgun sequence, a single genomic window includes:
- the SSMEM1 gene encoding serine-rich single-pass membrane protein 1 — protein MGDLFSLFWEVDPPPIPISFTIPNQDYECRKDDSCGAIGNFLLWYFVIILVLMFFSRASLWMSEKKKDEDNGTSTSLGKASRDTSYKRQSKDGAWDSLQMMKKPKQSQLTAVTDSEVALVNAYLEQRRARRHSEFGQVNQTQHDSDTTECDSEESNSGASSWKESESEHHPSPASIKKRKIAQRQRNMGGYQVRERPCLHCKAMRTNEWLTRHFLQNTSVTIPMKGDIQEENSGPDINTKFSKF, from the exons ATGggagatcttttttctttattttgggagGTGGACCCTCCCCCCATACCTATAAGTTTTACTATTCCAAATCAGGATTATGAATGCCGGAAGGATGACTCTTGTGGGGCAATAGGGAACTTCCTGCTTTGGTATTTTGTCATTATATTGGTCCTGATGTTCTTCTCTCGGGCTTCTCTCTGG ATGTCTGAGAAGAAAAAGGATGAAGACAATGGGACAAGCACTTCACTAGGTAAAG CAAGCAGAGATACTTCCTACAAGCGGCAAAGCAAAGATGGTGCCTGGGAttctttgcaaatgatgaaaaaaCCAAAGCAGAGCCAACTCACCGCTGTAACTGACTCAGAAGTGGCCTTGGTCAATGCCTATCTTGAACAAAGACGAGCAAGGCGCCATTCTGAATTCGGCCAGGTGAATCAGACCCAGCATGACAGTGATACTACTGAGTGTGACAGTGAAGAATCTAACTCAGGAGCCTCCTCATGGAAAGAGAGTGAAAGTGAACATCACCCATCTCCAGCcagtattaaaaagagaaaaatagctcaGAGGCAAAGGAATATGGGAGGTTACCAAGTCAGAGAAAGGCCCTGCCTTCACTGCAAAGCCATGAGAACCAACGAATGGTTGACCCGCCATTTCCTTCAAAACACTTCAGTAACAATCCCAATGAAGGGAGATATACAAGAGGAAAATTCCGGACCTGATATAAACACAAAGTTCagtaaattttga
- the TMEM209 gene encoding transmembrane protein 209 — translation MQGEPNPSASLIDRTIKMRKETEARKVVLAWGLLNVSMAGMIYTEMTGKLISSYYNVTYWPLWYIELALASLFSLNALFDFWRYFKYTVAPTSLVVSPGQQTLLGLKTAVVQTTPPRDLAATQIPSSPPPSIQGQSVLSYSPSRSPSTSPKFTTSCITGYSPQLQGLSSGGSGSYSPGVTFSPVSGYNKLASYSPSPSSSYPTTVGPVESSGLRSRYRSSPTIYNSPTDKEDYMTDLRTLDTFLRNEEEKQHRVKLGSPDSTSPSTSPTFWNYSRSVGDYAQTLKKFQYQLACRSQAPCANKDEADLSSKQAAEEVWARVTMNRQLLDHMDSWTAKFRNWINETILVPLVQEIESVSTQMRRMGCPELQIGEASITSLKQAALVKAPLIPTLNTIVQYLDLTPNQEYLFERIKELSQGGCMSSFRWNRGGDFKGRKWDTDLPTDSAIIMHVFCTYLDSRLPPHPKYPDGKTFTSQHFVQTPNKPDVTNENVFCVYQSAINPPHYELIYQRHVYNLPKGRNNMFHTLLMFLYIIKTKESGMLGRVNLGLSGVNILWIFGE, via the exons ATGCAAGGGGAGCCAAACCCTAGTGCTTCCCTTATTGACAGAACCATCaagatgagaaaagaaacagaagctaGGAAAGTGGTTTTAGCCTGGGGACTCCTAAATGTATCTATGGCTGGAATGATATATACTGAAAT gacTGGAAAATTGATTAGCTCATATTATAATGTGACATACTGGCCCCTGTGGTATATTG AGCTTGCCCTTGCATCTCTCTTCAGCCTAAACGCTTTATTTGACTTTTGGAGATATTTCAAATATACTGTGGCACCAACAAGTCTGGTTGTCAGCCCTGGACAGCAAACACTTTTAGGGCTGAAAACAGCTG TTGTACAGACTACTCCTCCACGTGATCTGGCAGCAACACAAATTCCTTCCTCTCCACCTCCTTCAATTCAGGGTCAGAGTGTGTTAAGTTATAGCCCATCTCGCTCACCCAGTACCAGCCCCAAGTTCACCACCAGCTGTATAACTGGATATAGCCCTCAGCTGCAAGGTCTGTCATCAGGTGGCAGTGGTTCTTATAGCCCCGGAGTGACCTTCTCACCTGTCAGTGGTTATAACAAG TTGGCAAGCTATAgtccctctccttcttcttcataCCCTACCACTGTTGGCCCAGTGGAGAGCAGTGGATTGAGATCTCGCTACCGTTCTTCACCCACCATCTATAACTCCCCTACGGACAAAGAAGACTACATGACAGACCTACGAACTTTGGATACTTTTCTTAGAAACGAAGAAGAGAAACAACATAGAGTCAAgctgg GAAGCCCAGATTCTACGTCGCCTTCCACCAGTCCTACTTTCTGGAACTACAGTCGTTCTGTGGGGGATTATGCACAAACTTTAAAGAAGTTTCAGTATCAGCTTGCCTGTAGGTCTCAGGCCCCATGTGCTAACAAAGATGAAGCCGATCTCAGTTCTAAACAAGCTGCAGAGGag gtTTGGGCAAGAGTGACTATGAATAGACAACTTCTTGATCATATGGATTCTTGGACAGCTAAATTCAGAAAT TGGATCAATGAGACGATATTAGTGCCACTTGTGCAAGAGATTGAGTCTGTCAGCACACAGATGAGGCGAATGGGTTGTCCAGAGCTGCAGATAGGAG AGGCTAGTATTACTAGCTTGAAACAGGCTGCTCTGGTCAAAGCTCCACTCATTCCAACTCTAAATACGATCGTGCAGTATCTAGACCTCACGCCAAATCAGGAGTACTTGTTTGAAAGGATCAAAG AACTTTCTCAAGGAGGTTGCATGAGCTCCTTCCGATGGAATAGAGGTGGAGACTTCAAAGGCCGCAAGTGGGATACAGACCTGCCCACCGATTCTGCT ATCATCATGCATGTATTTTGCACCTACCTTGATTCCAGATTACCTCCACATCCCAAATATCCTGATGGAAAAACATTTACTTCTCAGCACTTTGTTCAAACACCAAATAAACCAG ATGTGACAAATGAGAATGTTTTTTGTGTTTATCAGAGTGCTATCAACCCTCCCCACTATGAGCTCATCTACCAGCGTCATGTCTATAATCTTCCAAAG